A single Pan troglodytes isolate AG18354 chromosome 19, NHGRI_mPanTro3-v2.0_pri, whole genome shotgun sequence DNA region contains:
- the FN3KRP gene encoding ketosamine-3-kinase, with protein MEELLRRELGCSSVRATGHSGGGCISQGRSYDTDQGRVFVKVNPKAEARRMFEGEMASLTAILKTNTVKVPKPIKVLDAPGGGSVLVMEHVDMRHLSSHAAKLGAQLADLHLDNKKLGEMRLKEAGTVGRGGGQEERPFVDQFGFDVVTCCGYLPQVNDWQEDWVVFYARQRIQPQMDMVEKESGDREALQLWSALQLKIPDLFHDLEIIPALLHGDLWGGNVAEDSSGPVIFDPASFYGHSEYELAIAGMFGGFSSSFYSAYHGKIPKAPGFEKRLQLYQLFHYLNHWNHFGSGYRGSSLNIMRNLVK; from the exons ATGGAGGAGCTGCTGAGGCGCGAGCTGGGCTGCAGCTCTGTCAGGGCCACGGGCCACTCGGGGGGCGGGTGCATCAGCCAGGGCCGGAGCTACGACACGGATCAAGGACGAGTGTTCGTGAAAGTGAACCCCAAGGCGGAG GCCAGAAGAATGTTTGAAGGTGAGATGGCAAGTTTAACTGCCATCCTGAAAACAAACACGGTGAAAGTGCCCAAGCCCATCAAGGTTCTGGATGCCCCAGGCGGCGGGAGCGTGCTGGTGATGGAGCACGTGGACATGAGGCATCTGAGCAG TCATGCTGCAAAGCTTGGAGCCCAGCTGGCCGATTTACACCTTGATAACAAGAAGCTTGGAGAGATGCGCCTGAAGGAGGCGGGCACAGTGG GGAGAGGAGGTGGGCAGGAGGAACGGCCCTTTGTGGACCAGTTTGGATTTGACGTGGTGACGTGCTGTGGATACCTCCCCCAG GTGAATGACTGGCAGGAGGACTGGGTCGTGTTCTATGCCCGGCAGCGCATTCAGCCCCAGATGGACATGGTGGAGAAGGAGTCTGGGGACAGGGAGGCCCTCCAGCTTTGGTCTGCTCTGCAG TTAAAGATCCCTGACCTGTTCCATGACCTGGAGATCATCCCAGCCTTGCTCCACGGGGACCTCTGGGGTGGAAACGTAGCAGAGGATTCCTCTGGGCCGGTGATTTTTGACCCGGCTTCTTTCTACGGCCACTCGGAATATGAGTTGGCAATAGCTGGCATGTTTGGGGGCTTTAGCAGCTCCTTTTATTCCGCCTACCACGGCAAAATCCCCAAGGCCCCAGGATTCGAGAAGCGCCTTCAGTTGTATCAGCTCTTTCACTACTTGAACCACTGGAATCATTTTGGATCGGGGTACAGAGGATCCTCCCTGAACATCATGAGGAATCTGGTCAAGTGA